TTCCTCTTTCCAACATCGCTGGCTGTTCTTGGCGGCTTTGGTTTGTCCACAGGTAGCACATACTCATGATGTAGTGGCGTGACCGGATCTTCCACTTTGGTTCTTATATAGGTGTTTACACCAACGGAAGCGGTCTTTCGCCAGCTCTTTTTCCACCTAAGTCTGGGCACCGTTAATGGGTCTGGAGCCATCTTAGTGtctaaattaataaaatctaCATCTTCAACATCCATAAGAAGGTCTGTATCCTCTGAATGGTTTGACGATACCTCTCCAGTCCCCCCAGATATCTCTGTTTTCCCAGATACCTCTCCAACTTTTTCAGTCCCTCTAGAGACCTCTCCAACTTTTTCAGTCCCTCTAGAGACCTCTCCAACTTTTTCAGTACCCACAGTTCCTGGTGTCTCCTTACTATCTCCTTGATCTGTTTCAATATTCTCTTGGGAAGGGTCAGTCTGCattatagcatctttaaccatgACAGCTTTTGCTATATCTAGTATTTTGTTACAGGCTGTAGGGTCTTTATTTGTCACATCAGGTCCATTACTTTGTGTAACTCCCGGAAGTGGGACCTGAACTTTCGGTCTAACAGCTAATGCCTTCGTCTTCAACGGTACCGTTTTCAGAGAAGAGTCGATGACCTTTTGATTTTTCTTTGCAGCTGTCTTTCTGGTTCTGTCATATCTGTATATGATATTCTTATTAATTATTGTTTCTTCTTCCTTCTGTGGCATCAAAAACACAGACGTTTTTCCTGTATCTTTATCAAATTCTTCGCGAAATTTTGGACGAGCCTGCTGTTTTTGGTGGTCCACATTCAGATCTTGAGTTGAGCCATACCCTTGCGTTTTTGCAGGATGCCAATCTTTCTTAATCACTTTTAGATTTTCCTTTATGATGCCATCAATTTTCTTAAGCATCCGATTCTTGTCTTTTTCACATGTAGATTTACCTGTAGGATTGTTCAACAACGATATCTGATTTTGTCTGGGAAGAGATGACAAAGCGATTTCTTCACCCTGACATGGTGACGAGGTTAATGGTTTCGGAATTCTGACAAGCTTGAAGTTGCTAGTCAAAGGAATCACAGTTGGTCCAGATTTTGTGTTGCTCAGCTTTATGACTCTTACAATCTTCTTTTGCTTCACACCGTCTCCCATACCAGTAATGGCTTGGTTTCCTACAGGTAAAGCATACATCATCTGCTTCTGGCCACCCTGTAGACAGATAGACTTACCACCCACCACTATAGTCGATGGAGGCTTTGCTTCTTGATCTTCCACACCTGAATCTGATCTCACAGAATTAACAAGCTTGTTTCTTATGAGTTTTACAGGAACTGGCATATTTGTTTCTTTGTCAGTTTCTGTGAAATGTTTTTCCTCAGTAGCAGGTTCCTTTTTTATCCATGATGTAGAACTTGTCTCGCCGACCTTTGAATCTGGAGCAGAGGTGCCCTGATCCTGTTCAGTGTAGTCTAATGGTTCTGTCTTCACCAGAGATAGGTCCACTTTTCCATCATCTTGAGTTGTCGCAGTATCGCCAGCAGGTTTAACTCTTAAACTGTTCAACACCTGAAAGGAGCAAAATTTCAAATGAAGTTGGATGGAAATTTAAATAAGGCATTTTACAGTTGCATTGCTTTAAATATAACCCCTATTACAGCAGTATAGTGATAGCTAAAGGACAATATTATACTGATTACCCTATTAAAGGGCATAATGTAAAACTTGTCTAAACCGCATGTTAACGGGAACAGTTTAGATCTATTTATTCTGTTCATACAGGTGTCTGGATTATAGAGGATAGAACCTTGTCATGGTTAGCTGCTATGATATACAGTAGCTCTGAATGATGGACAGCATGTGTTAGAGCTATGACTGGACCATTCCATTAACTGTAGTGTTGCAAAAAATCCAGCAATGAAAATTATCCAATTGACGTGCGTTAAGTTAATTTGCaaataaatttatcaatatttctaacATAAACTTTATTTAACTACCTTTATGTCTAAATTATGCTTGCAAGCACATATCAATGGCTCAGATCTCCGATACTGCTAACTTGGCCGCCATAATACTTCCCGTTAAAAAGTCTCGCAAGATTGCCACGATATAAAAATGACCTACAATATTTTACTACTACAGGAATATGATCATGATGTCAGTGATTTCAGTATAacaatttcatgaaaataatgataacataagaaaatatatattgatgacctaagatgagattacaacaccaaacaaatgcaagtttCCCTGCGTAATCTACAATggatgttaacagtgaagatttaTTTCCCTGTTTTGTCATCTATCACAGTTAGTCAACTTGTGCATATAAACatctttattttacaataagTGAGGACATTATTCAAGgataattataataatagtACTTACTTTACCTCCAGTTACCATGTCATCATTAGATGATGGAGACAAGTTCCTAGCAAGGGAGATCACTCTCTGTTTTCTTGTAATTGTTGCTGTCCCATGCTCTTGTAACTTTCTAATCTTTGTGGAATCGTGTTCAAGATTCTGTGACAgtttaatcaattttaatttttttggcACTGGGTGTCCTAGGCTTTGATAGGGCGTAAATTCATCTGGTCTTTTCCCCCTTACTAAACTTAAATCATGGCCGATTATCCTCCCTGGCATTGGTGCAGGTTTGTCTTGAgctaaaacaataaacaatatacatttactGTCTTGCTGGTTTTTGGGAGATCTAGACATGAGGATTTGCTTATAcccaataaaaaaataagtccATCTCTAAAATAGTTTGATTGTAAATTCTGTTattaatttatcataaaattggATCTTCATTTCATCTACCTACCAGATTCCTTGTAATGCATTTTCTTCAGCTTTAGAACATTAAGCTTTTTGCTGATCTTTTGAAATCTTTCCGATTTGTCTCTACACAATCCAGGCTTTTTAACAATCAATTCCTTTAAAATTAAATCTGTGTCCAGCTCCTTTGGCCCATTTTCATTGTTGCTCAATGGCTCTGTTGCCACAGATCTCAAAAACATTTTCCCCTGTTCTGTAGAGACAAATAGATTGTCATCTTTAGCTGATTCTGTATGTTCTGTGTCGCTATTATTATCACTTACTGGTTCCTCTTTCACGGTAACTGTTGGTGTTTCTGACAGTTTATCAATGACATCAGAATTCAAACTAATACTTGTGATCTCTTTACTTTCAGAAGGAACACATGTACTGATGACATAATCACTTTCTGTGGGCGAACTGATCTGTTCATTGTTATCAGAGACATCAGAATTCATACGATCAGTTTCAACACAATTTCTGATGACATCATCTCTCTCTGCAGATGGACGGGTCTGTTCATTGTCATCAGAGACATCAGAATTTATATGATCAGTTTCAACACACTTACTGATGACATTATCACTTTCTGTTGGAGAACTAGTCTCTATCATTGCTTCTTCATGAATGTCTGAGACAACTGAGCTATCAGATTGTATATCGTTGTTTGTTATAATTTCTGTGTctgatttattttcatcatatttaaTAAATTCTGGGACATCTAATCCAATTTCCTGACAAGCATGTTCAAAATTGAATTCAACATCTTCATTACTATTGTCCATATTGAGCTGACCTATAGTATCCACTGTTTCCGATTCATCCAATTTATCTACACATTGATTGATGATGCCATCATTTGTTGCTTCATCTACACATTgattgatgatgtcatcatttgTTGCTTCATCTACACATTgattgatgatgtcatcatttgTTGCTTCATCTACACATTGattgatgatatcatcatttGTTGCATCATCTACACGATgattgatgatgtcatcatttgTTGCATCATCTACACATTGattgatgatatcatcatttGTTGCATCATCTACACGATgattgatgatgtcatcatttgTTGCATAGTCTTCCACTTCCTCTACATTGCATACATCAACTAAACCTTCACTTTCCATAGAATCTTGCTCTTCATCACAATGCTCCGATAACCCGTCTGAGTCACCAGATTCAACGTTTATTGGATCTTGGTCATCACAGTCAGGTTTCGAAGGAAAGGGTGGCCATGGTCCAAACGTAATTTCTACATCGCTATTTTCATCATCAGTTTCATTAGTTTCGTTGGAGAAATCCTCCATATCCATTTCAGACTCCATATTAACAATGTCAAAAGTTTTCTCTGGTCAGACTTTCTAGGTCGATTAATTGTTGTCAATTCTCAGTTTATACCACATATCTCTGTAAGATACAATTACATAAATCAGTCAGCAACtagaaaattgatattgataaatacatgtacatgcgtTAATATTAAATAGATGCTGTTTATAATGATACACATACCATATCTGACCCAATAATTAATGCCCAGGGcacttattttaaaattgacaaaataagTGGATGCTTATAGAACCATATTTGgacaattataaaaatattgaacaaagtaagccataaatcaatttgtgataagaaattaaataaagaaatctaCACAGTGTACATAACTTCActctgcatttaattcaaagATATTACTGAAATCGAGGCCTCACAAAAGGGGAAGGGCACTTACAGGAATAGAGGCACTTATTTCTAGTGATGGACATtggtttcattttcataattgatAATCAGAATGTCAAAATCAATTGATAATTGACTGTAATCAGTTTCAAATTCAGGAAATAATTGCTCTATTTATTGGAATTAAACACTATTCTGAGATTATTGCAATGTATACTAAGTTTATAACTGCGAAATAAATACGAATGTCACTTGAATCACGTAATATGTGGTTTAAGAAAGATGTCCATTGCGTCTGACTAATGCTTCTCCCATGTACATTCACCGATTTGTCACCGGTTTTAGCCGtgggagatttctctgtcaaccactagggtatgacagattgcACGTGCTAAGTtgctaaccttttgaacctgaagacaatTACGTGACCTCATGACTTCATGCGGTGTGACCGTGGCATGCATTAgttgtcgatgacgtcatcaatattgaagTGCAGATGATGGAACCATTTTTATGTCGCggtgaaaatgcttctttttaggctattttcattctttttcttttgtatatgggagaaaaagaatcattccctacctatgaggtgtgacaacaaaatcacaaccctcaggggaattcctgaatgtccaacCCTCTGCAAGCATTGGGTTAGAcattcatgaattacccctcaggttgtgattttgttgt
This genomic window from Argopecten irradians isolate NY chromosome 4, Ai_NY, whole genome shotgun sequence contains:
- the LOC138321512 gene encoding uncharacterized protein isoform X2 codes for the protein MESEMDMEDFSNETNETDDENSDVEITFGPWPPFPSKPDCDDQDPINVESGDSDGLSEHCDEEQDSMESEGLVDVCNVEEVEDYATNDDIINHRVDDATNDDIINQCVDDATNDDIINHRVDDATNDDIINQCVDEATNDDIINQCVDEATNDDIINQCVDEATNDGIINQCVDKLDESETVDTIGQLNMDNSNEDVEFNFEHACQEIGLDVPEFIKYDENKSDTEIITNNDIQSDSSVVSDIHEEAMIETSSPTESDNVISKCVETDHINSDVSDDNEQTRPSAERDDVIRNCVETDRMNSDVSDNNEQISSPTESDYVISTCVPSESKEITSISLNSDVIDKLSETPTVTVKEEPVSDNNSDTEHTESAKDDNLFVSTEQGKMFLRSVATEPLSNNENGPKELDTDLILKELIVKKPGLCRDKSERFQKISKKLNVLKLKKMHYKESAQDKPAPMPGRIIGHDLSLVRGKRPDEFTPYQSLGHPVPKKLKLIKLSQNLEHDSTKIRKLQEHGTATITRKQRVISLARNLSPSSNDDMVTGGKVLNSLRVKPAGDTATTQDDGKVDLSLVKTEPLDYTEQDQGTSAPDSKVGETSSTSWIKKEPATEEKHFTETDKETNMPVPVKLIRNKLVNSVRSDSGVEDQEAKPPSTIVVGGKSICLQGGQKQMMYALPVGNQAITGMGDGVKQKKIVRVIKLSNTKSGPTVIPLTSNFKLVRIPKPLTSSPCQGEEIALSSLPRQNQISLLNNPTGKSTCEKDKNRMLKKIDGIIKENLKVIKKDWHPAKTQGYGSTQDLNVDHQKQQARPKFREEFDKDTGKTSVFLMPQKEEETIINKNIIYRYDRTRKTAAKKNQKVIDSSLKTVPLKTKALAVRPKVQVPLPGVTQSNGPDVTNKDPTACNKILDIAKAVMVKDAIMQTDPSQENIETDQGDSKETPGTVGTEKVGEVSRGTEKVGEVSRGTEKVGEVSGKTEISGGTGEVSSNHSEDTDLLMDVEDVDFINLDTKMAPDPLTVPRLRWKKSWRKTASVGVNTYIRTKVEDPVTPLHHEYVLPVDKPKPPRTASDVGKRKYYRHQWEKLKNLQKVVRRKNFLKTKQWEYECNVGKLKQKLEERKKIYKEAVQKDISQKSSEASESEVSEQIQQAGKEKSDILNQKVNEGKDDVKRDDGSSESSKNHVVEPGASIHSSCRIETQQKQAMENADMSKFFERVEQKLGDVQPVQVGYGQVITYMTDSSDEEWKEIVEECVTNKLQQLQRDLKNIYHSDSDSESIREEPDDKKDPTYSPDKKGQKSKKYVKVVANPQLWKDEYKKLHKIFMDVKLEDYPDMWERKLYTSNLRQERNVAVECKSYEEYRCRLCTGHHAYHTSAAELMESHLEEHLHSNFPCKECPATFDLQSLLTEHCLQKHSVTCEICNQKFSSQGLYKRHVGRMHGQRNIPCFKCEETFKTKLKYKQHLLEVHPGSAQECDKCGAILRSHVNALQGHQNSKNCLRRQQGKHLKTQCEICGKLVSENGIKKHRLRVHQKLRTFKCDVCPYAGITLQALNDHKKTHTGEHPVKCELCDFSCIKPYQLKCHMRTHLKLKPYKCDKCSYAASWNVQVKEHMRAHYSLMRVDCVDCNIAFKDQRGLNLHRLKEHGEGPTKKKGSTKKRGRQTRLQAEGDKSKNKRRTTKRKKKPSSEEDEYTDSDAEMKNELCGEKEKYIPRKSTRRIATKPPDPEYNLSLGESDDYDSEEQELADSYVPSVSKSKH
- the LOC138321512 gene encoding uncharacterized protein isoform X1, whose translation is MESEMDMEDFSNETNETDDENSDVEITFGPWPPFPSKPDCDDQDPINVESGDSDGLSEHCDEEQDSMESEGLVDVCNVEEVEDYATNDDIINHRVDDATNDDIINQCVDDATNDDIINHRVDDATNDDIINQCVDEATNDDIINQCVDEATNDDIINQCVDEATNDGIINQCVDKLDESETVDTIGQLNMDNSNEDVEFNFEHACQEIGLDVPEFIKYDENKSDTEIITNNDIQSDSSVVSDIHEEAMIETSSPTESDNVISKCVETDHINSDVSDDNEQTRPSAERDDVIRNCVETDRMNSDVSDNNEQISSPTESDYVISTCVPSESKEITSISLNSDVIDKLSETPTVTVKEEPVSDNNSDTEHTESAKDDNLFVSTEQGKMFLRSVATEPLSNNENGPKELDTDLILKELIVKKPGLCRDKSERFQKISKKLNVLKLKKMHYKESAQDKPAPMPGRIIGHDLSLVRGKRPDEFTPYQSLGHPVPKKLKLIKLSQNLEHDSTKIRKLQEHGTATITRKQRVISLARNLSPSSNDDMVTGGKVLNSLRVKPAGDTATTQDDGKVDLSLVKTEPLDYTEQDQGTSAPDSKVGETSSTSWIKKEPATEEKHFTETDKETNMPVPVKLIRNKLVNSVRSDSGVEDQEAKPPSTIVVGGKSICLQGGQKQMMYALPVGNQAITGMGDGVKQKKIVRVIKLSNTKSGPTVIPLTSNFKLVRIPKPLTSSPCQGEEIALSSLPRQNQISLLNNPTGKSTCEKDKNRMLKKIDGIIKENLKVIKKDWHPAKTQGYGSTQDLNVDHQKQQARPKFREEFDKDTGKTSVFLMPQKEEETIINKNIIYRYDRTRKTAAKKNQKVIDSSLKTVPLKTKALAVRPKVQVPLPGVTQSNGPDVTNKDPTACNKILDIAKAVMVKDAIMQTDPSQENIETDQGDSKETPGTVGTEKVGEVSRGTEKVGEVSRGTEKVGEVSGKTEISGGTGEVSSNHSEDTDLLMDVEDVDFINLDTKMAPDPLTVPRLRWKKSWRKTASVGVNTYIRTKVEDPVTPLHHEYVLPVDKPKPPRTASDVGKRKYYRHQWEKLKNLQKVVRRKNFLKTKQWEYECNVGKLKQKLEERKKIYKEAVQKDISQNNLEASEEAVQKDISQKSSEASESEVSEQIQQAGKEKSDILNQKVNEGKDDVKRDDGSSESSKNHVVEPGASIHSSCRIETQQKQAMENADMSKFFERVEQKLGDVQPVQVGYGQVITYMTDSSDEEWKEIVEECVTNKLQQLQRDLKNIYHSDSDSESIREEPDDKKDPTYSPDKKGQKSKKYVKVVANPQLWKDEYKKLHKIFMDVKLEDYPDMWERKLYTSNLRQERNVAVECKSYEEYRCRLCTGHHAYHTSAAELMESHLEEHLHSNFPCKECPATFDLQSLLTEHCLQKHSVTCEICNQKFSSQGLYKRHVGRMHGQRNIPCFKCEETFKTKLKYKQHLLEVHPGSAQECDKCGAILRSHVNALQGHQNSKNCLRRQQGKHLKTQCEICGKLVSENGIKKHRLRVHQKLRTFKCDVCPYAGITLQALNDHKKTHTGEHPVKCELCDFSCIKPYQLKCHMRTHLKLKPYKCDKCSYAASWNVQVKEHMRAHYSLMRVDCVDCNIAFKDQRGLNLHRLKEHGEGPTKKKGSTKKRGRQTRLQAEGDKSKNKRRTTKRKKKPSSEEDEYTDSDAEMKNELCGEKEKYIPRKSTRRIATKPPDPEYNLSLGESDDYDSEEQELADSYVPSVSKSKH